A region of Methanocorpusculum labreanum Z DNA encodes the following proteins:
- the cgi121 gene encoding KEOPS complex subunit Cgi121 — MTMKIFSGKLDVESVAGTLKTINGIGKDTGSTIVLFDAAKIAGKPHIESAVMHAERSFAEGKNIARTLSMEILLYASGQRQCSLAPRFGLQAGQNQVYVLILDGDAGRAEEEIRELIEESNEVTADTKTLMREFSITEEEIGVVGEDRIGELVIERVAMLDAWR, encoded by the coding sequence ATGACGATGAAGATTTTTTCAGGAAAACTGGATGTTGAGAGTGTTGCAGGCACGCTGAAAACGATTAACGGCATCGGGAAAGACACAGGGTCAACCATCGTTCTTTTCGACGCGGCAAAGATCGCCGGAAAACCCCACATAGAATCGGCGGTCATGCATGCAGAGCGGTCCTTTGCCGAAGGAAAAAATATTGCCCGCACTCTTTCGATGGAGATCCTGCTGTATGCATCCGGGCAGAGACAGTGTTCCCTTGCCCCGCGATTCGGTCTGCAGGCAGGTCAAAATCAGGTGTATGTCCTGATTCTCGACGGCGATGCCGGCAGAGCGGAGGAAGAGATCCGGGAGCTCATCGAAGAGTCGAATGAAGTCACCGCCGACACAAAGACCCTCATGCGGGAGTTTTCCATCACCGAAGAGGAGATCGGCGTCGTCGGCGAGGACCGGATCGGCGAACTTGTGATAGAACGGGTCGCTATGCTCGATGCATGGCG